Genomic window (Bacteroidales bacterium):
TGGTCGATGTAGAGCATGCCCCGGTCGGACATTTCATGCGTGCGGCAATGAAGTGCATCTGTCGATTCCCAGGAGGCAGAAGGTAATGCCAGGTAGCCTGTGATCTGGTAACCCGGCATGGCCTGCTGATAAGCAAGCAAAGCACCTGCATCATTTGAAGTGCCCAGGAAAGGGACAAACACCTTATTATTCATGATGTAAGAGTTTGTATAGGGTTCATCATTAGGGGTATTTACCCTGAAAACCCGATATGGAGTACCATAGGAAGAGAGTTGTGAAGCATAGAAAGCTGCGGTAGCTTCGATCTCATCATACTGTGGGTGACTGATCGGAACTTTACGGATCAGGACCTTATCAGGCCCGAGAAACTTACCCCAACAGTCGATGTGATCAATATAAGTACCGTTGGGATCTTCCTGTACCATATAATTATCAATTCCCAGGTAATTCAGCATTTTTTCAGCAATCTGCTCATGGGTTTGAGAGGGGTTTTCTTCCCAAACAAGGGTAGTAGATGAAGAATGATGAGATCCATCTGTCATATAATTTCCCCCGGTATGGATCACGTTCATTCCGAACCATTCAATTCCCAGCAATTGTGCTACTTTTTTAGGGATTTCATCGTCATTAGGCCTTGGACGATTATATGGGAAATCAACGATACCAGTCTGCAGGTCTCCATAAGTCACGAACCATGGGCCGTAGTCCCTTGTCCAGTAGCTATCCGTATTTGCAATAAGGTAAGAACAGTTTGCGGTATTAACACCATTTGACTGATATTGAGAATTAACGGTTGTCTGTTGTGCAGAACTTGCAACAATAGTGATCACCTTATTGTCTTTAGCCATCTCTTTGATAAGGCTCATGGGTATTCCAAAAGGATAACGGATCAGCACACTTTCAGTAGGACCAAATTCTTCTACATTTCTAATTAAACCTGTTGGTGGATCAGTTTCAACAAATGCCCTTCCGATCTGATCGCGCCTGGAAGCTTCCTCCGGGGTCATCCAATGTTTTAAGCCATTGTTGGGATCAGCTTCCTGAGCGAAAGCACTGTTAGTCAATATTGTTAAGAGTAAGTAAGCAAAAACCCGGAAGATTGGTTTCATAATGAGTCGGATTAAACAGTGGTTGGAATTCTAAGCCCAAAAGTATCGAATAAAACTAAGCGATTTGGGAGTGTTTTTATGATTATTGTTAGAATAATAACAATAAAGGAATTTTATTTTAAAATTATTAACTTGTTGGTTATCAAACTACTAAATTTATTTACACAAACTTCATGAAACATTACCAAAGAAAAAAAGCACATTTTAAAAAATATTTTTATCTTTTTCACGATTCGGCATATTTGTTATGTATCTTCGCATGGGTTTTTGGTACAGACCGAGAAGATAACCTACTTCCGGTCAGTGTTCCCTGAATGAAAAATTCTACAAACTTCTTCAGGGCATTTGGTTAAAACTGAACACCCTGCTTATCCGGCAGGGTGTTTTTTTGTTTATACATTCCTGAATTTTTATTTTACCCGACTAATAAAATTTTGATAATTTTTGTTAAGCCTTATGCTTGTAAAAGAGGTTATTTCTGTATAGATAATGGGACTACAAACCGGCCACTTTCATTTTCCGTTATCAGGTAATATACTGAAGAAGGCAATTCCGGCAGAACAAACTCTTTCCGGTTGATAATCTCCTGATCTTCCTGTTGTTCCCAAATCTTTTTTCCTGCCAGGTTTACCAGGTAAATGGAACTTAACCGGGTGGCACCATTTTCTGATTCCAGGGAAAACTTCCCTTTGCATGGGTTTGGAAATACATTAAATACAGGGCCACTGTTTTCTTCAGGGAAATAGATACGTAATGTTTTCTCCACAGAACATCCCTGCATATTGGTTACTCTTAGGGTAAGTGTTTTAGTCCCTCTCTCCGCGCCTGCCGAATCTACCTGAATGGATGGTGTGGCTATATTCCCGGGAAGCCAGAGATATTCATAAGCATCGGATGAAGTAGCATCCAAAACCATAGAATTGCCTTGCATAACAACGGTATCTGAAGGAAGCTGAATTCCTGGTAAGGGAACCGGAAATATAAGAACTTCATGGGTTTGCACCTGGCAATGGTCAAAACCTGAGATTCGCATTCGAAGGCGGGTTTCTCCCTGTTCAATATCCATTGGGCCGGGAACATATGACGGGGAAACCAGTGAAGGATCATTAAACTGCCCATCACCATCGGTTTCCCATTGAATACTGTTATAATTCAGAGCCCAGGCTTCCGGTTGAAATTCCTGTCCGGCACAAACAACCTGCCCCTCTCCGGCATAGGATTGTGTTGGGCTGTGAATGGGTAAACTTATATCATCCAGCCATGCACCATAAGCTTGAGAAGTATTATTATCAGAACTCACAAAAATCCATTCGAGCAAGTGATGTCCCGGTTCAATATCAAAGGTTGAATATTCCCATTCCGAATTGCCCCTGATCTCCATTTTATTCTGTCCATCAATTCTGAAAAATAACCTTCCATACCCGCCGGCAGTGTTTAACTTAGACCAAAATCCTACAAAATCACAGTACTCAACAATACACGGATAGATTAAAAAGGAAGAATCTCCATCAGAAATAAAACCTGATCTTGCCGATTGCAGTCCATTAAAGACTGTTTCTGTATCAATCAGCCATCCCGCAGAACCTGCAGCTTCCCATTTTATATCGCTTCCCGACCAGTTTTCAAAATCTTCATCCGGGCCATAAATGGTTGTAAATTCCAATATCTCACCTGGCGCTGTTCCAAAGTCATTCACTGCGTCTACACGCCAGTAATAAGTTGTCTCATAGTTAAGGTGGGAAGGTAACTGATAGCTATTATCAGTCAATACTACTCCATTCAAAAGATTCGTAGGGGGATTGTCGGTTCCGAGGTAAAGAACATAATGATCAGGGATACCTCCTGATCCGGAATCCCATTTTATGGTTGCTGAAATAGGGTTTCTTTCACTATGATTAACCGGGTAAGCGTTACTGATAGAAGTAGGTAGTTTAATCACCGGAATCATGCATGAATAAGGCATTTGATTGAATGCTGTTACAGTAAGAAGAACAGAATCATCAGCTATCGGTTGAAAAAACTGAATTACAGTTGAGCCTTCACTGAGGATCGCGTTCCCAATTAAGGTTCCATGAGCTGTAAGTGAAGCAATTCCATTTTTTTCGGGTGTCTTTAATGAAAAAGATGATCTCCCGTAGCCTATAAAAGCATCATGAGAAACGGATAACTGAGTCGGGGTAGCTGTTCGAATCTGTAAAGAAGGATCTCCAAACAGAATCCATGTATCTGTAATTGCTTTCCCTGCATCTCCATAAATATTATTCATCCGGTTCATACCTGCAATGGCAATCCCGCCAAAAGTGCGTCCCCCGGTATTTGAACCAATCTGGGTGATTTGTCTGATCATTTCATCCTGCCCTTCCATAGGAGGATAGGTAGTCTGAGATCCTGATGCCATAAGGCATGCTACTGCACCCAGTGGCTCCCCATTATCCTTTGAAGCCCTCATCCAGGTTTCTGCCAAACAGGATGCCCCGGCGAAATTCCCTGTTTCACAGGCTGCTGAAATAATAAATGGATACATCCCGGGATTATCAATCATGCTGATCACTGACCGGGTAATCTTAGCAGTAGCCCATGTTGTAGTGGAACCATGACCGGCATAGATAATACAGCCGGTTCCTTCGTTAAAAGCTTTTAAAACTTCTGAGGTTTCAGGATCTTCCTCTTTATCTGTGCCCCCCTGGCTCCCATCAAAAAACTCATCGGTGCGGGTGTAAGTGAATGAAGTGAGATCCTTCATAAGGTTCCTGATATGCTGATAATCAGCTTCTCCGTCATCACCAGGGCTCAGTGTTGATGCAATACCGGTAACCCTTGAGATCCAATCGTTTCCAATCTCAGGATCAGATTCATACTGAATTGTCTTTTTGACCATGCTTTCAACTTCATCAGAAGAAGAGGCAGAAAACCTTCCGACTAAAATATCAGGATACCGGTCGTTACCAGCGATATAAGCAAATGAGTTATCGGAAGCCCCATAAGGCAGCATAATGGTCGGGACTTTATCTGCATCCCCTACAAGTAGCAGATAAACGAGATCCCCCTTTTCGTAATAGTAATTCTTTATAAAATCAGACAGTTGAGTTGCATCTGTAAATAGGGATGCATCCACCAGTTCCACCCTGATACCACATTTAAGTTTCCAATCAATAAAAGGTTCCATCGCCTGGCTGAATTCGGCAGGACAAATCACCAGCATTCTTCCGGATTCAGAAGTCTGAAGACCTGATTTAACAGAGGGATAGGAGTAACTGTTCAGCAGTGAAGAGTGAAATCCGGGGATAGATTTTATGTTCTGGTCGTCAATGGAAAGGGGATTGTCATTCAGATTACCATCGATGGAAATCCGGGCATCTATTTCGTAGAATACCCTTAAAACCTTAGTAACCGGGTTATACTGGAAGGGGAAAAACTGCAATGACTGGCACCTTTTTTCGCGGCTGATATAAGGCTGATCTGTTTCAGTAAAGTTCCCCGGGTAAAAAGCATCCTGCATGTAACATTCATTGAATACAACCTGATCAGTCCCGGGAACGTGCAGTATATTACCGGCAGAAGGAGCAATTTCGATATCATTGAACTCCTCATACTTTGAACTTATAATCTGGATGGAATATGAACCTGAGCTGGGAAGCTGAAGGGAAGTAGAAATTTTCGGAACATCAGGACATCCTTCTCTTAACATTGGGAAAGCACCTTCCAGGGTAGGGACTTCAAATTGTTTCCCATTGATCAGTTTTTGCTCAAGGTTAAAGCCTTGAAACCTAATCGTAATAAGGCCTCCATTGGCACTCCCATTAAAATGAACAAGGGCCATCTCCGCTTTTGGGGTCCCGAGGGGAACCCAATTCGCAGAAACAGCCCTTGACGAGTATACGAGTAAGAGAGCTAGGAAGAGTAAGAGAGTAATCCTGGATGTCATCCTGGTGTACTGTTTGCCTATGTATTCGTTTATAGTCAGATAAGCAAAAAGTAATAGGCTAAATCAACAATTTTTTCTATTATTTCATAATGTGTAAAGATTCTAAACAATATTATAACCAATAAAAAAGGGGAACCGGCCTTGTATGACCGGTTCCCCTAAAAATCAATGTCAAATATTTAATTTTACCTGACGATAAACCTTGAAGAAGCAGCTCCTTCTTTTGATTCCACTTTTAATGTATAACTGCCTGCGCTTAGTTTAAGGTGCATATTCTCCTGGAATTTTCCATCACATACAACATCATTCCTCTCAAACACCTTCATACCTGAGGCATTCAGGATGCTTATGCTGAGATTTTCCTTGCCAGGAGTGGTAATTGTAAGTTTGAAATCACCGTTATTAGGATTGGGGGTAACTCCAACTCCAATGTTACCTGGAGTTTCTATCAGTCCTAATGAACTGAAGACCCTTGTGGTAATGGATTCTGACCATGAACTTTCACCGCAATCGTTGGATGTTTTTACATTGATGGTGGCATTACCACGATAATCTGCATTCCATGTTACAGTGGCTGAGGCTCCGTTTCCGGCGATGATTCCGGCTTCTGCGGGCAGCACCTGCCAGGTGTAGTCATTACCAGCAACAGCAGTAACGCTGTAATCGGAAGTTCCCAGGCTGTATAGGTCAACTTCAGCAACACCAAGTGGAATTGCTGGAATAACGGGCAACATAGAAACAACAACAATTCCAGTCGCTGATTTTTCGCATAAGGTAGCGTCATTACTTTCCATCAGGACCAGGTTATAAGTTCCCGGTACATCCCAACTGATAGTAACTTCATTCGTATTCTGACCTGATACAATGGTTGCTCCTCC
Coding sequences:
- a CDS encoding agmatine deiminase family protein — encoded protein: MKPIFRVFAYLLLTILTNSAFAQEADPNNGLKHWMTPEEASRRDQIGRAFVETDPPTGLIRNVEEFGPTESVLIRYPFGIPMSLIKEMAKDNKVITIVASSAQQTTVNSQYQSNGVNTANCSYLIANTDSYWTRDYGPWFVTYGDLQTGIVDFPYNRPRPNDDEIPKKVAQLLGIEWFGMNVIHTGGNYMTDGSHHSSSTTLVWEENPSQTHEQIAEKMLNYLGIDNYMVQEDPNGTYIDHIDCWGKFLGPDKVLIRKVPISHPQYDEIEATAAFYASQLSSYGTPYRVFRVNTPNDEPYTNSYIMNNKVFVPFLGTSNDAGALLAYQQAMPGYQITGYLALPSASWESTDALHCRTHEMSDRGMLYIDHLPLHGSLPAQQGFTINADITAYSQQAVYSDSVWLIYKVDNSPYDTLPMVNTSANHYSALIPGQIEGSTVAYYIHAEDASGRSANHPFIGAPDPHVFEIAVSNPPALLIAPDTLYFETVEDIVNGITVYVNNYSTQSISINQINKTGTGPLQWYIDPWALELPYIQPSGETLELLVKIAIPVGKTEWICDSLLMQTDFDSYRVMICADPYLLSGIQNKKELSSLNVYPNPASQSANFTFLVENPAPAQLEIMTIDGKLTKKITKTITSSGMQTINWMLDDNEGKPVIRGLYFYRLTVGQQSISGKISVNR